The following is a genomic window from Malus sylvestris chromosome 12, drMalSylv7.2, whole genome shotgun sequence.
TCAACAAGGACGGAGCCATGAAGGGACCATAATGGTCCCGGGCCTACCTAACATTTTTTACACACAGAAAAAATTAGAGTTATTTTTCTGATTTCTAAAGACTTTTCAAGGTTTTAGAGTCTCAACTAGaatcttttctttattttcttaacTAAGTTTTATTCGAGGCTGGTGGCTCTTATGCAGTTAACCAGCGTCACTGTGAGTTTTGAGGGACTCAGGGGATTAGAAGAGGGATAGAGAGAGGAAGTAGGCGAGAGAgctggttttatttttttttatttttgctttatttttttattttattctttgaaGTCTTTTAATACTattacttttgctttttcttttttctcaaaGGGATTTTTTTTGAATCTGAGTCATGATACTGGGCATGAGGTTGAGTTGAGAAAGAGGATGACAAGAACGACATCATACTACTTAACAACTCACCCATTCCCATGTATTATGAACCATCCTCTTACCCAGCCAATTTCTTACAAGGGAATCTATTGCTCACATGATGTAGCAAATTTATATGGAAATTGCTTGCCAAAGATTTTTCTCTATTAGCCGTTAGGAATGTTTGATAATGTTTTTGGAATGCTTAGCAATATTTTTGGAAGTGAGGATCCTCGCCAGATCCTCAAATCAAATCTGTTCGTCGTATATTATGTGGTCATAAATTattgcaatttttttaatttaaaattatataaatagtaTATGACGAAAACTGtctgcacgatgtacgatgaatagaTATGATTGGAGGATCTTGCAATCCTCACAAAGAGTATCCAGTGAGGGTCCTCTCTCTATTTTTGGACACCTAAAAGCTCTTTTTATAAGAGCAAAACGTGATTTTCAATTAAACACTTGCATTTTTAATAGAAATTTTGGCATGCTTCTAATAAAAAAACTAGCACTAAttaattcatgaattttttttgaacCTACTAGGTGGAGCTTGTGGTTACCATGATGTTGTTAAAGAAGGTTATGGCCTCAAAACTGTAGCACTAAGCGATGCACTGTTCAACAAAGGGCAGTCGTGTGGTGCATGCTTCGAAATCAGATGTGTAGACTCACCCCAATGGTGCAAGCCCGGGCAGCCAGTTGTGTCAGTCACAGCAACAAACCACTGCCCTCCAAACTACAACCTCCCAAGTGACAATGGAGGATGGTGCAATTCGCCACGCGAGCATTTCGATATAGCCAAGCCCATCTTCCTCCAGATTGCTGAGTACAAGGCTGGCATTGTCCCAGTTGAATATCGAAGAGTGCCATGCAAAAAACAAGGAGGCATTCGGTTCACAATAACTGGGAATCCTTATTTCAATGAAGTGATGGTTTGGAATGTCGGAGGCTCTGGGGATGTAACAAGTGTCGAAGTGAAGGGTGACGGCAAGCTTCCATGGACGCCGTTGAAGCGAATGTGGGGTCAGAGGTGGACCACCGATGCTAAGCTTGTTGGGGAGTCATTGACATTTAGGGTTGGTGAGAGTGATGGAAGAACCATTACTTCAGTGAATATTGCCCCTAAGAATTGGCAGTTTGGTCAGACCTACGAGGGCAAGAACTTCGATTAGAGTAGAAACATGTTGGAAGCTTCATTTTGATGCTTTCGACTAGGAAATTAATGAACAAGCTCTAATGTTTCTTTCAATTCTTTACCTTTTGTTGATTGAATTAGTTTTGCTTGTTATGTTATATGTATAAGTTGCAATGAAATGGTTAAGCAAAGGGGTTGCCATGTTAGGTGGATAGAACATGGATATAGTTCTAGATGTACCATTAATTaggttaaattttaatttgacgAAAAGTAATTTAGTTGTGACATCCTGTCTTTAGATTTCACtatttaattttacatattttgtatttatgctaatttattttatttttgttaattttagaTTCTTACTTAGTTACAAAGTTGGAATTTTTGTAACGAGTCATTAAAAATCTATAGACTTTTTGGGTTAGTCTTAGAATTTTTGGGTAGATTCTAGGAATGCGTAAGCAAAAACCATTTGCAAAACAGAGTAGTAACGAAGGAGAAATATGCAAGTAAAGGCAAGGGCGAAATGGTCTTTTGGACCCTATGCTTCTGGAAGGCTCCAGGAAAACGGGAGAAAGGATCCCGTTGAGGAACCCACATGGACGGGAGGGGATTGGTTCGCCCTTCCCCCCTAATAACCCTTCTCCCTTTGACCTGTTTCCGGACCCATTTATGGGCAACGATTCCAACGCTGATTTTGGCGTTCTTTGATCGATTCACTCGACGCCACCACCTGGAAACGACTCACCGCCATCCCACGACCATTTTCCACCTAAGGTTTCCGTTTTTTGGCCGCCGTTCCCGACAGGACGAGTTCGTCGGTCTCCTGAATTCCTCGCTGGCAATCTTGCGATTCAGTTGACTCTGATGTCAACCACCACATCCAGTTCAAAGCCCACGACCCTAGGAGGTGATTTGTGGGCCCCAATGGTCTGATGGTGCAGTGGCGGTAGCAAAGTGGCGTCGAATCACTTTGGCCACCCACCACTTTCTTGACAATTTACGCCATCTTCTATCCCTATTAGACTTCGTCACAGGTATGAAAATCATTCCTTATACTGAGTTTTATTtgcttgtaaaatttggtagaaATCTTAATTGGTCGGAAACAAAGTTTATGAACTGCCAACCCAAGTGTGGACTTTGGCAGAATGGAATTTTGGACAGCGAGATGTCTTCAATGTCTTGGTTTGGTTCCAAGGTCCGTTTGTTGAAATATACGATGGTTCGATAATTTGATTTATAGAAAGTCGAACCGCTGTTTGACTTTCAAAATTGATGTCGATCTGGCCGTTGGATCGCTATGATACTTTACTATGTTGTTGTGGTTATTATTTGAGGACTTTAGAAATTTACATATTGGAAATCTGATGTAGATATCTTCTGGATTGAAGAATCTTAGATTATTGACATTTATATTTGACATTAATCCAACCGTTAGATCGTTACAAAATTATAATATGGCGTTGGGTGTAATATTTGAGAATATTAGAAATTTATGGATTGGGAATCCAAAGTACGAGTCTTCCCGGATTGAATTTCTAAATTTGTAGGACCGATTCTTGATAACCACTTAAAATTGTGATTAACTAAAGATCTGACATTCAAATCGTCACAAATTTTTAATATGTTGTCCTAGAAATACATAGAGACTTTTACAAAGTTACGAATCAAAGATCCGGTGGGTGAATCTACCGGATTGGATTACTAGGGTTGTTGATCGTTCCGTTGATCACGTTGACCAATGGTTGATTTTTGGTCCACATTTCCTGAATTGTTCTTTAATACAAAAATTAGTATTATTAAAGGCTAGGTAGAGCCTAGTGGGCCCATCTTGTCCATCGAGTTATACCAGTTAATGTATATCTTAGGTTGTGTGCCACTTATTGAACTACTAGAAGATATAAATGATATGTGTGATTGGTAGTACGAAAATATGAGCTAGAACCATGTTAGAATTATTTCGTAGAACTTGTATGTATGTGTGAGTAGATATTTGTTTGTGTTGTGGAATTGATAGTGTGTATGCTAATAATTATAATTCATGTCGACTTGATATGTGATGTGTGATGATATGACTGCACCATGTAGCAATGATACATGGATGGTCCTACCTGGTTAATTCGCATTGGGGGACGATACGCATTCTAGAGGTGACTCTGCCTGATTAATCCGCATTGGGAATTCACTCCTACCTTGTTACACTATTCCCATGGGTTGTTTCACCTAGTTCATCTGTATTGGGGAACCAATTATTGAAGGCATGTCCATGGTCCCACCTGGTTAATGTTGGGGGACCATGCGCACCCTAAGGGTGGTTCTGCCTGGTTAATCCACATAGGAGGATCACGTGCACCCTAATGGTGACTCTGCCTGGTTAATCCACGTTGGGGGTCACTGCCTAATTGGTTTACTTCTATAGGAGGTTCCGCATAGTTATCTGCATTGGGGAACCATACGCATTCGAGGGGCGACTTCGCCTAGTTAATTTGCATTAGGGAACCATATGCATTTGAGGGGGTGACTCTGTCTGGTTAATCAGCATTGGAGGGTTACTGCCTTCTTGGTCACGTTATATCTCTAGGTGGTCATGCCTGGTTATTCTACATTAGGGAACCATACACATTCTTGAGTGGTGTTTCGTTGAGTGATTCGGAATCCCTCTTTCCATTCAGCTCCATTGATTTGTTCTATAACTAGATCTTTAGAAATCTTTTACAGTTCCTCTGTATCACTTTAGCTTTAATTTTCAGCATGTTTATGAACAAAAGAATTGAGAATATGAATCAATAGGAAGATGGCCGTCTGGGTGATTACTTCGAGATTTTCAATtagtttatttataattttataaaacaTGGTTTTATAATGATGTTGATTGGTTGGTTGATTAATATAGTTAAAGATTAATATTATGCATCAATTTTTCAAGGAAATATTATACGATGTTGATTGTGGTTTGTTGATGGATAATGTGGTGATGTGTAAGGTCAATTAGATGACCATCCTGGTTGTCATATGATTCCTTGTGTGGTTTAGAATTGAGCGATTTATGCTCTTCGAGTTCCATCAAGTTATTTGAGATTTTTATGTTCTTTGCTAAGAAGTAGCATGTAAAATGTCAAAGTTTAACAAATGGTGAATTACCAATGGCTTGATCCCGTGTTAGGGTATGTAGGTAGTCTAGCATAAAGGTTAAATGCAGCCATATAAAGTAAACGAAAAGCTATTCTACAATTGGACCTTGAATGGTGTCTTGTTCATGTCTCGAAGACGAGGCACAATAGATGTACATGTACGAGATGACATCATGTATCGATCATGAATATATCTCGAAATTGGGGCGTGACATTAGTACTTCATTTTGTAGgatatataagttatatatgaaaattaatatttaaaggTTGAGATAACTTATTGTAAAACTTAAACACATGAGGTAGAAGCCAAGACGTCTCAGGTTAGCTCACATGTATGGTGATGGTCTCAAGTTAGCGTAATGGTGATGatgtattatataatttaatatTTGTGTTGATTTTGATACTTATTTCTTAATCCCCTTTCAAAATAGATGTATAAAAAAAGAACATGACGTAGGAGTTAGGAGTTTCCAACCCCAATTTGAGAGAGATCAATCTTTTGGTGGGACTAAAATAGGAAAACTaaaagttttaacgataaggacaaaataaagggtaaagtaaatagtaccaggattgattttttagtgtaaaaatgtgattttttgttaaagtaaacagtaccagaaacttttcgttaaaattcccgaCTAAAATATGGTCAAATGCTTTAATTACCAAAGTGCCCAAATATATACACCGAATTTGAAAGAAAACTTTTGTAGGGTTTGACTTGGACATGACATTATCATCCACTTAAAACTTGCAACATAGTAAGCTTCAAGTATGACTTATGCTATAAATTTACATTTAAAGTTCCCATAAATAATTTCCTCCTAATTAATAAACACCATTAATTTAtgattctttttcttctgtTCTTTCCTCACCCTTCACATCTCTGATTTTTCCTTCACCGTGTATAGAAGTATTTTCTCTCCCAATGCACTACAAGAAAGTGGGTAATGATCACCATTGCCCCCAATACGAAAAAGCTACTAAAGCGGGGTGCGTTGTTGTCATAGGCATGACAATGTCTCCATTGTCACCATGTTTTGTGTTGGTGAGAACAGAATACGTGCCATTGCCCCAACATATATACAATTCCTAGCCGTAAACCAAGGCAGAAAATTGGTGCCGGCTGTTGGGGATGTAAACTTTTTTCTTGGGTGGGGGAGATATAAAAGCTTTTAAAATTATATGAGATTCTCATGATTTCTAAGATGCAACTTACAAATTACCGTTGTCCACAATAATTGTGTGGATATAGGTGATAAATAAAACTTACAACACGCTAATGAGTATTAGGGAGTCCTACATATAGAGACAAAAACATACAATATATTTCAAATAACTTcactaatttttaaatatttcaagGAGATATATGaacacaaaaacaattaaaacccatcacaaaagcatgaaaacaattttctaaaATATTAGTCATACTCCTAGCAGTTCTGTTTATTAACAAAGCCCAGCCCACACAACTACAACAAAAATAATGTGTCATCAGTTCAACTCTTCTCGACTATTATTTTTTGGAGAATCAGTTTTAAATATATGTAGAATCAGTTTTGTATACTTTTTAGTATAACCAATTTGTATAGTTTTAGTAAAgttgatttgtatttttttaacaaaactaCATACATGCCATCAGTCCAACTCATTCTCAGCTATTTTTACAAAATTAGTTTCAAATACATCTAGAATAAGTTTTGTTTACTTTTTAGTAACTGGCTTTTAGTATAGTCAGTTTGTATactttaaataaaattacatacatGCCATTATCTCAACTCATTCTCAggcatttttgcataatcagtttCAAATATATGTAGAATCAGTTTTGTATACTTTTTAATAGATCTAGTTTGTATAGTTTAGTAGAATCACTTAGTACATTGTCAACAAAACTATATACCTGCCATCAGTCCAACTCctcttcgaccatttttgcagaagcAATTCAATTACAGAAtcaattttgtatatttttagtAGAACCAGTTTgtatagtttttaattaatcaGTTTCAACTATATGCAcggttgtgtgtgtgtgtttgcaGAAGCAATTCAATTATAGAAtcaattttgtatatttttagtAGAACCAGTTTgtatagtttttaattaatcaGTTTCAACTATATGCAcggttgtgtgtgtgtgtgtgtgtgtattagtAAAATCAATTAATATACTTTTTAGTAGATCGGTTTGTAATACTTTCTAATCAATTAATATACTTTTTAGTAGATCGGTTTGTAATACTTTTCAGTACAACCAATTTTGTATACTTTTTAGGTCCCATTTGGTATTGCTTTTTTTCACTAAAAACTACTTACCTTTAAAGTTAAGCAGTAAAAAAGTGTTTAGTTAAAGTAAAATACCTacttattttaaaagcaatggGTTCCAAACATCAACTTTTAAAAGCAGTGTGCATGCTGCTTTTAAAAGTTGCTTTAATAAAAAGCAGAGTTGGgtatttaataattattttcaaTTGTTGGAATaccttcattaatttttttttttttaaatgacattGTTTAGGCCACACACATTCTATTTCTTAGAGAATAAAGTAAACGCTACCACTACAAATACTAACCTTACACCATCATCGCCATTACAACCACCATTTTTGTCACCACCACCGCCATAACCACAACCTCCACCACTATCATCATTACCATCATTGTTACCACCGTCACCACCGCCACTGCCACCATTGCCACCATCACTACTACCACCATTGCTACCACCATTGATGCCGCCATCGCCACCATCACCATTACCATCATAACCACAACTGCCATTACCACCATCATTGCCGCCACTGCcgatgtggagcaaaaaataatcaagaaaattatggaggcgacatgtggacttgtgggtaaaaagacaaaattacccttgaggcacaccaGGATTCCCATGTGCATGCAAcagacaataacggctcaatcaaggtcaaaggtgatcaaaatggtatttattcaaaaccttctCATCACTTCTCATCAAATCTTCACCCACAAGATAACtcccaattattcttttcaaattgggattaattaccaaattaattgcacgatattatttgacataatatcttgcaaattatattcaaaattccACTATAAGTGACCGGTCCTTAATTCTCCAAATAAggtcggccacacccctatatatagccCCACTTTTCTCCAAAAAGCTAAGTTCATTCTCTCCCTAAAAttctttaaacatttttttctctcaaattctaactttggcatcgaagatTCTTCGGCAAAAGCCTccccccccattcattgtgggtgtgtgaggctcttggccttgatcttacgtgttattattttgcaagtgcattttcgtcaaatgagaagaaggcggaaatttgcatccacaaattggtgctttcaatGAGAGTCTTGATTCACACGCTCGAAGAAGACTCGTATTCAAGGTTTTTCGTTTTCTtattcatttgtagattttccgtacgttcttattcttgaaatttttgtttataaaaattCGTTGATAAGACGTAAAAGAAA
Proteins encoded in this region:
- the LOC126591937 gene encoding expansin-A9-like — translated: MAMPMSSPSANAMTMKALPLRALLGPILLCLLLLPDHVHVSAADRVLLKAEQDHDRVGPKFKPGPWKHAHATCYEGGSGTFGGACGYHDVVKEGYGLKTVALSDALFNKGQSCGACFEIRCVDSPQWCKPGQPVVSVTATNHCPPNYNLPSDNGGWCNSPREHFDIAKPIFLQIAEYKAGIVPVEYRRVPCKKQGGIRFTITGNPYFNEVMVWNVGGSGDVTSVEVKGDGKLPWTPLKRMWGQRWTTDAKLVGESLTFRVGESDGRTITSVNIAPKNWQFGQTYEGKNFD